Proteins from one Staphylococcus sp. IVB6214 genomic window:
- a CDS encoding DUF2750 domain-containing protein translates to MSYKGERFYKDILTNEQFFIAVKDKKIVKHMYRDRPYFCFWTREAFATEYLETFDVAFDKIITMDIDRFATYELDDMFDDDDEALVNVTDKAAGHEIKIVEAMNEIMTDLDNIRVREFVQDVAKSDTVYGLTQKGMKHFAVVYDENDNFEQSHFMPVWSLSKRAERVAEEDFDAFELIDVEGEVFAEWLDELRDDNRYVAIDVKPGVVGTIVSAQKLANELTF, encoded by the coding sequence ATGTCTTATAAAGGTGAACGTTTTTATAAAGATATTTTAACGAACGAGCAATTTTTTATTGCAGTCAAAGACAAAAAGATTGTTAAGCACATGTATCGAGATCGTCCTTATTTCTGTTTTTGGACACGTGAGGCATTTGCAACTGAGTATTTAGAGACGTTTGATGTTGCTTTCGATAAGATCATCACCATGGATATTGATCGTTTTGCAACTTATGAATTAGATGATATGTTCGACGATGATGATGAAGCGCTCGTGAATGTGACAGATAAAGCAGCCGGACACGAGATTAAGATTGTTGAAGCAATGAATGAGATTATGACGGATTTGGATAACATTCGTGTACGTGAGTTTGTACAAGATGTTGCTAAGTCAGACACAGTTTATGGTTTGACACAAAAAGGGATGAAGCATTTTGCGGTGGTTTATGATGAGAATGATAACTTCGAACAATCTCACTTCATGCCTGTATGGAGTTTGAGTAAGCGTGCTGAGAGAGTGGCCGAAGAAGATTTTGATGCGTTTGAACTCATTGATGTGGAAGGTGAAGTTTTTGCCGAATGGCTCGATGAATTACGTGATGATAATCGTTATGTGGCTATCGATGTAAAACCAGGCGTAGTTGGCACAATCGTATCTGCTCAGAAGTTAGCGAATGAATTAACATTTTAA
- a CDS encoding ATP-grasp domain-containing protein, whose protein sequence is MTDVKNTQSYLTMSELYSSDVVYSSRPSYVSNPWLEPDEHQSNFLSARELLIADMPVIVHEASVTDKLAQLFAMIHRRIPDNLYSFRDQTSYETLLQRLVYEEGRKVYFQYVHGDDIVPADKYAMNKQTFIDLNNKSKIPEWTDGKYLPKREVVPFNEFEQAVRRWDLPVVIKPGDDLPTAGGYGVMICYTQAELEQAISRVKKAKTATDTLIIEQCIDIVDNYCVQFAKHPDKGIIYLGAAKQLTNEYGFYQGNVNAQHVPQTIIDAGRALMERAVEEGFIGVAGFDLLEDADGQVFAIDLNYRQNGSTSMLLLSDNLEGAYHKFYSYVAKGDNDRFYAAIKTFIEKGVLFPLSYYDGDWYTDKHVDSRFGCIWHADSEADIEAYEQQFLEEAGLNS, encoded by the coding sequence ATGACCGATGTAAAAAATACCCAGTCTTATTTGACGATGTCTGAGTTGTATTCAAGTGATGTCGTATATTCATCTCGACCTTCATATGTGTCGAACCCTTGGTTAGAACCCGATGAACATCAATCTAACTTCTTATCTGCGAGAGAATTGCTGATAGCGGATATGCCCGTAATTGTTCATGAAGCAAGTGTGACAGATAAGTTAGCGCAATTATTTGCGATGATTCATCGTCGTATTCCTGATAATTTGTATTCTTTTAGAGATCAAACATCATATGAAACTTTGTTACAACGACTTGTATATGAAGAGGGACGGAAAGTTTATTTTCAATATGTACATGGTGATGATATCGTCCCTGCTGACAAGTATGCGATGAATAAACAGACTTTTATTGATTTGAATAACAAGTCAAAAATACCAGAATGGACAGATGGCAAATACTTGCCAAAGCGTGAAGTGGTGCCGTTTAACGAATTTGAACAAGCAGTTCGTCGCTGGGACTTACCAGTTGTTATTAAACCAGGAGATGACTTACCAACAGCTGGTGGGTATGGTGTGATGATTTGTTACACACAAGCAGAACTAGAACAGGCCATTTCACGTGTGAAGAAAGCGAAAACAGCGACGGATACATTGATTATTGAACAGTGTATTGATATCGTGGATAACTATTGTGTGCAGTTTGCGAAACATCCAGATAAAGGTATTATTTATTTAGGTGCTGCAAAACAATTAACGAATGAATACGGCTTCTATCAAGGTAACGTTAATGCCCAACACGTACCACAGACAATCATAGATGCTGGACGAGCACTTATGGAACGAGCAGTTGAAGAAGGCTTTATTGGTGTGGCGGGATTTGACCTATTAGAAGATGCAGATGGTCAAGTCTTTGCAATTGACTTAAACTATCGACAAAACGGCTCTACGAGTATGTTGTTACTTTCCGATAACTTAGAAGGTGCCTATCATAAGTTTTATAGTTATGTGGCGAAAGGGGATAATGACCGTTTCTATGCAGCTATTAAAACATTTATCGAAAAAGGTGTCCTTTTCCCATTGTCATATTATGATGGAGATTGGTACACAGATAAACATGTTGATTCACGATTTGGCTGTATTTGGCATGCGGACAGTGAAGCAGATATTGAAGCATATGAACAACAATTCCTTGAAGAAGCGGGACTCAATTCCTAA
- a CDS encoding M20 family metallopeptidase, giving the protein MTVKQQILDYIDNHRLNYLDMSHQIHERPELGNEELFASRLLIDHLKQHDFEVTRDIAGHATGFIATYQSDKPGPRIGFLAEYDALPGLGHACGHNIIGTASVLAGVALKHVVDEIGGTVVVYGCPAEEGGENGSAKASYVKEGLIDVDVALMIHPGNETYPTIHTLAVDVLDIKFFGRSAHASENAYEARNALDAMLSFFNGVAQLRQHIQPSERVHGVILDGGKAANIIPDFTHARFYTRGTTRKSLDVLTERVHDIAKGAALQTGCNYEFGPIQNGVNEFIKAPLLDDLFEKYATELGEEVSHDDFGFGSTDTGNVSHVVPTIHPHVKIGPRSLVGHTHRFREAAASPMGDKALIKGAKIIALMGAKLIQDPAQLEKIQQEHQLLREHLL; this is encoded by the coding sequence ATAACAGTAAAACAACAGATCCTAGACTATATAGATAACCATAGGCTGAACTATTTGGACATGAGTCATCAAATACATGAGCGCCCTGAATTAGGAAATGAAGAACTATTCGCATCACGATTATTAATTGATCATTTAAAGCAACATGATTTTGAAGTGACACGTGATATTGCTGGTCATGCGACGGGCTTTATTGCAACTTACCAATCTGATAAACCGGGTCCAAGAATTGGCTTTTTGGCTGAATATGATGCGTTACCTGGACTTGGACATGCTTGTGGACATAACATTATCGGAACAGCCAGTGTATTAGCTGGTGTTGCATTGAAACATGTTGTCGACGAGATTGGTGGGACTGTTGTCGTATACGGCTGTCCAGCAGAAGAAGGCGGCGAAAACGGCTCTGCCAAGGCGTCGTATGTTAAAGAAGGGCTTATAGATGTTGACGTAGCATTGATGATACATCCGGGCAATGAAACGTACCCAACGATTCATACTCTTGCAGTTGACGTGTTGGATATTAAGTTCTTCGGACGTAGTGCGCATGCTTCAGAAAATGCGTATGAAGCACGTAACGCACTCGATGCAATGTTAAGCTTCTTCAACGGTGTTGCTCAGTTACGTCAACACATTCAACCGTCTGAACGCGTACATGGTGTGATCTTAGATGGTGGGAAAGCAGCGAATATTATTCCTGACTTTACACATGCACGTTTTTACACGAGAGGGACAACACGAAAGTCACTGGATGTTCTCACTGAACGTGTGCACGATATTGCCAAAGGGGCTGCACTACAAACAGGCTGTAACTATGAATTTGGACCGATTCAAAATGGTGTAAATGAATTTATTAAAGCACCATTGTTAGATGACCTATTTGAGAAATATGCAACGGAACTCGGTGAAGAAGTCAGTCATGATGACTTTGGATTTGGATCAACAGATACAGGTAACGTAAGTCACGTTGTACCAACAATTCATCCGCATGTAAAAATTGGTCCAAGAAGCTTAGTAGGCCATACACATCGTTTTAGAGAAGCTGCAGCTAGTCCGATGGGTGATAAGGCGCTAATTAAAGGGGCAAAGATTATTGCGTTGATGGGCGCAAAATTAATTCAAGATCCAGCGCAACTTGAGAAAATACAACAAGAACATCAATTATTAAGGGAGCATTTATTATGA
- a CDS encoding S-ribosylhomocysteine lyase has translation MPKMNVESFNLDHTKVVAPYIRLAGKMTGNNGDEIHKYDIRFKQPNKEHMDMPGLHSLEHLMAENIRNHSDKVVDLSPMGCQTGFYVSFINHDDYEDVLNIIEKTIQDVLNATKVPACNEVQCGWAASHSLEGAKVIAQAFLDKRDQWHDVFGEG, from the coding sequence ATGCCAAAAATGAATGTTGAAAGTTTTAACCTAGACCATACTAAAGTTGTTGCCCCTTATATCCGCTTAGCTGGTAAAATGACTGGGAACAACGGTGACGAAATCCACAAATACGATATTCGTTTTAAACAACCAAACAAAGAACATATGGACATGCCAGGCTTACACTCATTAGAACATTTAATGGCAGAGAATATTCGAAACCATTCAGACAAAGTGGTTGATTTAAGTCCTATGGGCTGTCAAACAGGTTTTTACGTCTCATTTATTAATCATGATGACTATGAAGATGTATTAAACATCATTGAAAAAACGATTCAAGATGTCCTTAATGCAACAAAAGTTCCTGCTTGCAATGAAGTACAATGTGGCTGGGCTGCTTCTCACTCATTAGAAGGTGCAAAAGTAATTGCACAAGCTTTTTTAGACAAGCGTGATCAATGGCACGATGTCTTCGGTGAAGGATAA
- a CDS encoding pyrimidine-nucleoside phosphorylase codes for MRMVDIIAKKRDGEVLTTEEIKFFVNGYTNGDIPDYQMSSLAMAIFFQDMTDEERADLTMAMVESGDQIDLSDINGIKVDKHSTGGVGDTTTLVLAPLVAALEIPVAKMSGRGLGHTGGTIDKLEAVEGFHVEISEDEFIKLVNEDHLAVIGQTGNLTPADKKIYALRDVTGTVNSIPLIASSIMSKKIAAGADAIVLDVKTGNGAFMKTVEDAEQLANAMVKIGNQVGRNTMAIISDMSQPLGRAIGNALELKEAIDTLKGEGPEDLTELVLTLGSQMVVLAEKAETLDEARELLKGVIENGKALEKFKVFLSNQGGDASVVDDPSKLPTAKYTFELPAKQSGVVSEMIANEIGIASMMLGAGRQTKEDTIDLAVGLVLNKKVGDKVEEGESLLTIYANQEDVEQVKEKLYDNITISDRGETPTLIHEVITK; via the coding sequence ATGAGAATGGTAGACATTATCGCAAAAAAGCGAGACGGAGAAGTATTGACAACGGAAGAGATTAAGTTTTTTGTGAACGGATATACGAATGGTGATATTCCTGATTATCAAATGTCGAGTTTAGCGATGGCGATTTTCTTCCAAGATATGACTGATGAGGAACGTGCAGACCTGACAATGGCAATGGTAGAATCTGGTGATCAAATCGATCTTTCTGATATAAATGGTATCAAAGTAGATAAGCACTCAACAGGTGGTGTCGGTGATACAACAACACTTGTGCTAGCACCATTAGTGGCTGCATTAGAAATTCCAGTAGCAAAAATGAGTGGTCGTGGATTGGGTCATACAGGTGGCACGATTGATAAATTAGAAGCGGTTGAAGGCTTCCACGTTGAAATCTCTGAAGATGAGTTTATTAAGCTAGTAAATGAAGATCATCTTGCAGTTATCGGTCAAACAGGGAACTTAACACCTGCTGATAAAAAAATCTATGCGCTACGTGATGTAACAGGTACGGTCAACTCAATTCCATTAATTGCATCTTCAATTATGAGTAAGAAGATTGCTGCAGGTGCAGATGCGATTGTATTAGATGTTAAGACGGGTAACGGTGCATTTATGAAAACAGTTGAAGATGCTGAACAACTGGCAAACGCAATGGTAAAAATTGGTAACCAAGTTGGACGTAACACGATGGCGATTATTTCTGATATGAGCCAACCACTTGGTCGTGCTATTGGTAATGCGCTTGAGCTGAAAGAAGCAATTGACACATTGAAAGGTGAAGGACCAGAAGACCTAACAGAATTAGTTTTAACACTTGGCTCTCAAATGGTCGTATTAGCTGAAAAAGCTGAGACATTAGATGAAGCACGTGAATTGTTAAAAGGTGTCATTGAGAACGGTAAAGCACTTGAAAAATTCAAAGTTTTCTTGAGCAATCAAGGTGGAGACGCATCTGTTGTAGATGATCCATCTAAGTTACCAACTGCGAAATACACGTTCGAATTGCCAGCTAAACAATCTGGTGTTGTGTCTGAAATGATTGCAAATGAAATTGGTATTGCTTCTATGATGTTAGGTGCAGGCCGTCAAACAAAAGAAGATACAATTGACTTAGCTGTAGGTCTTGTATTAAATAAAAAAGTTGGCGACAAAGTTGAAGAAGGCGAATCACTATTAACAATTTATGCAAACCAAGAAGATGTTGAACAAGTGAAAGAAAAATTATATGATAATATCACAATTAGTGATCGTGGAGAAACACCTACATTAATTCACGAAGTGATTACAAAATAA
- the deoD gene encoding purine-nucleoside phosphorylase, giving the protein MTQGTPHIQPNGTKIAKTVLMPGDPLRAKYIADNFLENVEQFNDVRNMFGYTGTYKGKEVSVMGSGMGIPSIGIYSYELYNFFDVDTIIRIGSCGAMQEDIQLYDIIIAQGASTNSNFVDQYQIPGNFAPLGDFDLIVKAKEKADAIGARTHVGNVLSSDTFYNANADFNQKWIDMGILGVEMESAGLYLNAIQAGKKALGIFTVSDHLLRDEATTPEERQNSFTQMMEVALEIAE; this is encoded by the coding sequence ATGACACAAGGTACACCACATATTCAACCAAATGGAACAAAAATTGCTAAAACGGTTTTAATGCCGGGAGATCCATTGCGTGCAAAATATATTGCGGATAACTTCTTAGAAAATGTAGAACAGTTCAATGATGTACGTAATATGTTTGGTTATACAGGCACATACAAAGGGAAGGAAGTCTCTGTGATGGGTTCTGGTATGGGGATTCCAAGTATCGGTATCTATTCTTACGAGTTATATAACTTTTTCGATGTAGACACAATTATTCGTATCGGTTCTTGTGGCGCAATGCAAGAAGACATTCAACTTTACGATATTATCATTGCACAAGGCGCATCAACGAACTCAAACTTTGTTGATCAGTATCAAATCCCAGGTAACTTCGCACCACTAGGTGATTTTGACTTAATTGTTAAAGCAAAAGAAAAAGCTGATGCAATTGGCGCACGTACTCATGTTGGGAATGTCTTATCTTCAGACACATTCTACAATGCAAATGCTGACTTCAACCAAAAATGGATTGATATGGGCATCTTAGGTGTAGAAATGGAATCAGCAGGACTCTACTTAAATGCAATTCAAGCAGGCAAAAAGGCATTGGGTATCTTCACAGTTTCTGACCATTTATTACGTGATGAAGCAACAACACCTGAAGAACGTCAAAATTCATTTACTCAAATGATGGAAGTAGCACTTGAAATCGCTGAATAA
- the rbsK gene encoding ribokinase: MTHKIIVIGSASMDLTVQTQVIPDQGETVLGETLYMAPGGKGANQAVAAARLKRDRDVYIVGAVGDDAFGQTILNNFRQHSVNVDYMQIIEGEHSGTAHITLYEQDNRIIVVPAANNKMIPEVVLPILQQFEKGDIIVMQQEIPAETVEAVIDEAARLGLQVILNPAPYRAIDIHLLNKVTYLTPNASECQQLFGASIDDALAQYPNQLIVTLGAEGATYFDQTRQMVPAYPCDVIDTTGAGDTFNGTLAVALSEGQSLETAIQFANMASSFAVTALGAQGGIPTREAVDAALNK; the protein is encoded by the coding sequence ATGACACATAAAATTATTGTCATCGGAAGTGCGTCTATGGATTTAACAGTACAGACGCAAGTGATACCTGATCAAGGTGAAACGGTATTAGGAGAGACTTTATATATGGCGCCGGGGGGAAAAGGCGCAAACCAAGCAGTGGCAGCTGCTCGTTTGAAACGTGACAGAGATGTCTACATCGTTGGTGCAGTAGGTGATGATGCGTTTGGACAAACGATTCTTAATAATTTTAGACAACATAGTGTCAATGTAGATTATATGCAAATCATTGAAGGAGAACACTCTGGAACAGCGCACATTACATTATATGAACAAGATAATCGCATTATTGTCGTACCTGCAGCAAACAATAAAATGATACCTGAAGTTGTATTGCCTATTTTACAGCAGTTTGAAAAGGGCGACATCATTGTGATGCAACAAGAAATACCAGCTGAAACAGTTGAAGCGGTGATTGATGAAGCCGCTCGATTGGGGTTGCAAGTGATATTAAATCCGGCACCTTACCGTGCAATAGATATTCATTTATTAAATAAGGTGACTTATTTGACACCGAATGCAAGTGAGTGTCAGCAATTGTTTGGTGCATCAATTGACGATGCGTTAGCACAATATCCAAATCAACTGATAGTGACACTTGGCGCAGAAGGTGCGACGTATTTCGATCAAACACGCCAAATGGTACCTGCTTACCCATGTGATGTGATAGATACGACTGGTGCAGGTGACACATTTAACGGTACGCTTGCAGTTGCATTGAGTGAAGGACAATCACTTGAAACAGCCATACAGTTTGCCAATATGGCATCTAGCTTTGCGGTAACTGCGTTAGGTGCACAAGGTGGTATTCCCACACGTGAAGCGGTTGATGCGGCACTGAATAAATAA
- a CDS encoding DCC1-like thiol-disulfide oxidoreductase family protein has protein sequence MPIIYYDHKCVYCYNYAIWLIRHGLPRSYQFAPLKGKAGQVLEAQQSGVTKKNSVVLQRGKELTFESTAIVHMLRALGGYKWFALLLWLVPKPIRNLGYRTFASNRDKLWSTTWVEPTEYEKSFFIE, from the coding sequence ATGCCAATTATTTATTATGATCATAAATGTGTGTATTGTTATAACTATGCGATATGGTTAATTCGTCATGGATTACCGAGAAGCTATCAATTCGCACCGCTGAAGGGCAAGGCGGGTCAAGTATTAGAAGCACAGCAATCAGGTGTTACAAAGAAAAACAGTGTTGTGTTACAACGTGGAAAAGAGCTTACTTTTGAATCAACAGCTATCGTACATATGTTACGGGCGTTAGGTGGGTACAAATGGTTTGCACTTTTATTATGGCTTGTCCCTAAGCCAATACGTAACTTAGGTTACCGTACATTTGCTAGTAATCGTGATAAATTATGGTCAACAACATGGGTAGAACCTACCGAATATGAAAAGTCATTTTTTATAGAATAG
- the nhaC gene encoding Na+/H+ antiporter NhaC: protein MIFVIACILSEGERLKLNIKKRNKKEINVWYALLTLSIMIVAMLFTVVKLQQAPHIPLLIGTTVAIIVTMFHGYEWEEVEEMMYKGIKHALPAVVIIMLVGLIIGAWIGSGVVAAMIYYGLKLISPTYFLAVVVVICGIVSLAIGSSWSTMATVGVASMGIGISMGLSPGMVAGAVISGAYFGDKMSPLSDTTNLASGLTNVDLFDHIKHMFYTTIPGLVISLVVFFVLGQMYGSDHLNRGRIDSIMNAIDDSFFISPWLLLVPLIVIIAVALKVPAIPAIVLGIVLGFFTQIFVQGDSLATAVQSLQTGYVLESGNKTIDELFNRGGLESMFYTISLTLVAMTFGGLLEYSGMLKALISVILKFAKNTGTLIASVIISCFGTNLSCSEQYISIIVPSRMYVSTFIDKGLHPKNLSRALEDGGTLTSVFVPWNTCGVFILTTLNVHVIEYAPFAILNYVVPIISIIYGFIGFKIIQLTKEEKVYFQQQQALE, encoded by the coding sequence ATGATATTTGTAATCGCTTGCATTTTAAGTGAAGGGGAGAGGTTAAAATTGAATATTAAGAAACGTAATAAGAAAGAGATAAATGTTTGGTATGCACTATTGACGCTTAGCATTATGATTGTTGCAATGCTCTTTACTGTGGTAAAGCTGCAACAAGCACCGCATATTCCTTTACTCATTGGAACAACTGTCGCAATAATTGTGACGATGTTTCACGGTTATGAATGGGAAGAAGTAGAAGAGATGATGTACAAGGGGATCAAACATGCATTGCCTGCCGTAGTGATCATCATGCTGGTCGGTTTGATCATCGGTGCGTGGATTGGTAGCGGTGTCGTTGCTGCAATGATATATTATGGTTTAAAACTGATTTCACCAACGTATTTCTTAGCAGTCGTTGTTGTGATCTGTGGTATCGTATCATTAGCAATCGGAAGTTCTTGGTCGACAATGGCAACAGTAGGTGTTGCATCAATGGGGATTGGTATTAGTATGGGATTGTCACCAGGTATGGTAGCTGGTGCGGTTATTTCAGGGGCATATTTCGGTGATAAGATGAGCCCGTTATCTGATACGACGAACTTAGCTTCAGGGTTAACAAACGTTGATTTATTCGATCACATCAAACATATGTTTTATACAACAATACCCGGGTTAGTGATCAGTTTGGTTGTATTCTTCGTTTTAGGACAGATGTATGGCAGTGATCATTTGAATCGTGGACGTATCGATAGCATTATGAATGCCATTGATGATTCGTTTTTTATTTCTCCATGGTTATTACTTGTACCACTCATTGTCATTATTGCAGTTGCGTTGAAAGTGCCAGCGATACCAGCTATCGTGTTAGGTATTGTACTTGGTTTCTTTACACAAATCTTTGTACAAGGTGATTCTTTAGCAACAGCTGTTCAGTCATTGCAGACAGGTTATGTGTTAGAATCTGGCAATAAAACAATTGATGAGTTGTTCAATCGTGGTGGTCTCGAGTCGATGTTCTATACCATTTCATTGACACTTGTTGCGATGACATTTGGTGGACTACTCGAGTATTCAGGAATGTTGAAAGCCTTAATTTCAGTTATTTTAAAGTTTGCTAAAAATACAGGTACGCTGATTGCATCCGTGATCATTTCATGTTTCGGTACGAATTTATCTTGTTCAGAACAATATATTTCAATTATTGTACCATCACGTATGTACGTTTCAACATTTATTGATAAAGGGCTACATCCGAAAAACTTATCACGTGCGCTAGAAGATGGTGGGACATTAACATCTGTTTTTGTTCCTTGGAATACATGTGGTGTGTTCATCTTAACAACACTAAATGTACATGTGATTGAGTATGCACCATTTGCGATTTTGAATTATGTCGTTCCTATTATTTCAATTATTTATGGTTTTATCGGCTTCAAAATCATTCAATTAACAAAAGAAGAAAAGGTCTATTTCCAACAACAACAAGCATTGGAATAA
- a CDS encoding EVE domain-containing protein produces the protein MAAETNYFWLNCGYNRWNHNEPLVGQTTVFESGAQFNPTQGFRAFKQAQVGDKVIFYQVQTDAGLLGWGEIISVTTGAQNKIHVQFKFNETFKPLTTEYLKRSEALEFRMNNMKETLFNKISYDEFELIKGLGTGDVTIPRYFFMAETETFEPGETYTIYTHTRNGIKRNGYHHYTQLEVGDQIVVYNKYMNQSIVGRAEVSHHIHTRPPESGRTNSTAIEIRYLEDIHPMSLMTLNKHPKLKNLYFLQENAKQAIASLTPTQYHAMMEMSENDGLKGQFETVKADYELPKEEDVKPFILLLADDKTEGLKAATSLVEKANATPVMTVGHPDFSEEMLYGRYLPNEAGALYYREGFITELMPKSDRQYLVVDQFERIDPDIFQTYINVLEGYEMTLPRYNKDGSMIKWSRDKDSFYRFNPNWHIVGVTYLTPQEVKETYTQQMLKYTRIIQAKK, from the coding sequence ATGGCTGCAGAAACTAATTACTTTTGGCTAAATTGTGGTTATAACAGATGGAATCACAATGAACCGTTAGTAGGACAAACGACTGTCTTTGAATCAGGTGCACAATTCAATCCGACGCAAGGATTTCGTGCATTTAAGCAAGCACAAGTAGGAGATAAAGTTATCTTTTATCAAGTGCAAACAGATGCCGGATTACTTGGATGGGGTGAAATCATCAGTGTCACAACAGGTGCACAGAATAAAATTCACGTTCAATTTAAGTTTAATGAAACATTCAAGCCTTTAACAACAGAGTATTTAAAGCGTAGTGAAGCGCTAGAATTTCGCATGAACAATATGAAAGAGACACTGTTCAACAAAATTTCTTATGATGAGTTCGAATTAATAAAAGGACTTGGGACTGGGGACGTTACGATCCCACGTTATTTCTTTATGGCTGAAACAGAAACGTTTGAACCGGGTGAAACGTATACGATTTATACACATACGCGTAATGGCATTAAGCGAAATGGCTATCATCACTACACACAGCTTGAAGTTGGCGACCAGATTGTGGTGTATAACAAATATATGAATCAATCAATTGTAGGGCGTGCAGAAGTTTCACATCATATTCATACGCGCCCGCCTGAGTCAGGAAGAACGAATAGTACAGCGATTGAGATACGTTATCTTGAAGATATTCATCCGATGAGTTTGATGACATTAAATAAACATCCCAAACTTAAAAATCTCTATTTCTTACAAGAAAATGCGAAGCAAGCTATTGCGAGCTTAACACCAACGCAGTATCATGCGATGATGGAGATGAGTGAAAATGATGGTCTCAAAGGACAGTTTGAAACTGTGAAAGCTGATTATGAGTTGCCTAAGGAAGAGGATGTAAAGCCGTTTATTCTATTATTGGCTGATGATAAAACAGAAGGTCTCAAAGCAGCGACTTCTCTAGTAGAGAAAGCGAATGCGACACCTGTGATGACAGTCGGCCATCCAGATTTTTCTGAAGAGATGTTGTATGGTCGATATTTGCCGAATGAGGCAGGAGCATTATATTATCGTGAAGGGTTTATTACTGAATTAATGCCAAAATCAGACCGACAATATTTAGTTGTCGATCAGTTTGAACGCATTGATCCAGATATTTTCCAGACGTACATCAATGTGTTAGAAGGTTATGAGATGACGTTGCCACGCTATAACAAGGATGGCAGTATGATTAAATGGAGTCGTGATAAGGATTCATTTTATCGTTTCAATCCTAATTGGCATATTGTCGGTGTGACATACTTAACGCCTCAAGAAGTGAAAGAAACATACACGCAACAAATGTTGAAATATACACGTATTATTCAAGCTAAAAAATAA
- a CDS encoding FadR/GntR family transcriptional regulator, whose protein sequence is MKISRPKIYEQIANRLIEQIESGVLKEGERLPSIQKLAEDFGVSNASVREALNALRIIGLIEMKHGYGTFVKQKTPQLFDFITQSLTPKRVKEILELREVVELSTAQFAAERRTDAMLEEMKRALADMRNAIHSGESGEEADLRFHLTIAKASDNQLLYELLHNISDLIQQTMKGTRHIYLYNRQKTMERLFHEHTVILEAIQQQDGEKAMKNMACHLAEVRQTLIDHYIVD, encoded by the coding sequence ATGAAAATATCACGCCCTAAAATTTATGAGCAAATTGCAAATAGATTGATAGAACAAATAGAAAGTGGTGTGTTAAAAGAAGGAGAACGTCTTCCATCAATACAAAAATTAGCGGAAGATTTTGGGGTGAGTAATGCCTCCGTGCGTGAAGCATTAAATGCATTACGAATTATCGGTTTAATTGAAATGAAACATGGTTACGGTACGTTTGTTAAACAGAAAACGCCACAGCTCTTTGACTTTATTACACAGTCATTGACGCCTAAAAGAGTGAAAGAAATCTTGGAGTTGCGTGAAGTGGTCGAACTGTCGACGGCACAGTTTGCGGCAGAACGTCGGACAGATGCAATGTTGGAAGAAATGAAACGTGCGCTCGCTGATATGCGCAATGCGATTCATTCAGGTGAATCTGGGGAAGAAGCGGATTTACGTTTTCACCTAACGATTGCGAAAGCATCAGATAATCAGTTGTTGTACGAACTATTACACAATATTTCTGATTTGATTCAACAAACAATGAAGGGAACACGTCACATCTATTTATATAATCGTCAAAAAACGATGGAACGACTTTTTCATGAGCATACAGTAATTTTGGAAGCTATTCAGCAACAAGATGGTGAAAAAGCGATGAAAAATATGGCGTGTCATCTTGCAGAAGTTCGCCAAACATTAATTGATCATTATATTGTCGATTGA